One segment of Variovorax sp. V93 DNA contains the following:
- a CDS encoding dihydrodipicolinate synthase family protein, whose translation MTAFRGTYTVLITPMTADGKHVDVPALRRLVDWQIEQGIHGLIPLGSTGEFLSLTPEERQLVIETCVSTAAKRVPVLIGTGAEWTDECVRLSREAESMGADGVMIIPPFYSTPTDDELFAHYRKVGESIGIPIMVYNNPATANVDLRPELVARLSRIDNCRYIKESTLEVTRVRDIIELCGDRMTVFAGILGYESFWLGAQGWVAVCSNLIPKMSARLFELVADERDMPAALALYKEMLPIVRWVGGHRYVAASKEGLAMMGLPVGKPRAPRLPLPDADAADLRRELERLALIDSIRA comes from the coding sequence ATGACAGCGTTTCGCGGCACCTACACAGTGCTCATCACCCCCATGACCGCAGACGGCAAGCACGTCGATGTGCCGGCGCTTCGCAGGCTGGTCGACTGGCAGATCGAGCAGGGCATCCACGGGCTGATCCCTCTGGGAAGCACCGGGGAATTTCTGTCGCTCACGCCCGAGGAGCGGCAATTGGTGATCGAAACCTGTGTGAGCACCGCAGCAAAACGCGTGCCGGTGCTGATCGGCACCGGGGCCGAGTGGACGGACGAGTGCGTGCGGCTGAGCCGCGAGGCCGAGAGCATGGGCGCCGACGGCGTGATGATCATTCCGCCCTTCTACAGCACGCCCACCGATGACGAACTGTTCGCGCACTACCGCAAGGTGGGCGAGTCGATCGGCATTCCGATCATGGTCTACAACAACCCGGCCACGGCCAATGTGGACCTCCGGCCCGAACTGGTGGCGCGGCTCTCGCGCATCGACAACTGCCGCTACATCAAGGAGTCGACGCTGGAGGTCACCCGCGTGCGCGACATCATCGAGCTCTGCGGCGACCGTATGACGGTGTTCGCCGGCATCCTGGGCTACGAGTCGTTCTGGCTCGGCGCACAGGGCTGGGTGGCCGTGTGTTCGAACCTGATCCCGAAGATGTCGGCTCGCCTGTTCGAGCTCGTGGCCGACGAGCGCGACATGCCCGCGGCGCTCGCGCTCTACAAGGAGATGCTGCCGATCGTGCGCTGGGTCGGCGGCCACCGCTACGTCGCGGCCTCCAAGGAGGGCCTGGCGATGATGGGCCTGCCCGTGGGCAAGCCCCGTGCGCCGCGGCTGCCGCTGCCCGACGCCGATGCGGCCGACCTGCGCCGCGAGCTCGAGCGGCTGGCGCTGATCGATTCGATCCGGGCCTGA
- a CDS encoding FAD-dependent oxidoreductase, with protein MSAARLTHHSIAVAGRPVRFWYDGQPVDGLDGETIAASLAAAGINKMRHTRGGERRGLYCGMGACFDCLVTVDGRASQRACLTKVAEGQQVRSAMPAGTPADPLQPLTREPEQAPARREVDVLVVGAGPAGLSAALAAQRAGAQVLVLDERLQAGGQFYKPLAPSHQTPGAADRQFADGLALEREVRQAGVAIEQGAQVWSAFSPREIGALIDGQAHVIACRQLVIAPGAYERPVPFPGWTLPGVMTTGAGQTLARAYRVSPGQRVLVAGNGPLNLQLAAELLAGGAHVAAVLESAPHPSPTQWRPVLTAARTAPDLLRDGWRYLRRLRAHKVPVLWGWTVAAAEGQGSLEQVQACELAHPGNTRAFDVDTLCLGYGFIPSTELARMLGCEHRLTPRHLGYLATVTAEDGATSLPGVYVVGDGADMGGSRVALARGTLAGTAAARNLGRAPLEPTEAIARLRKAMRFQQALWTIYQAPPVSLAAVPDDTLLCRCEEISFGTVREQIRAGRDTLAALKRNTRLGMGRCQGRYCAVTAARLVTEMTGQAPGVEQYLAPRPPAKPVPAGALGFEKPEWGGHKPAITPNLARPVAVGPLQPQPLQTDVLVIGAGVLGSCLGYYLAQEGVDVTVVDRDDLNLQASGANAGSLHVQLLSFDFGDRAQAGGGPAAATLPLGPMSVRLWQQIEADCDEDLEIKITGGLMVADSEAGLRFLEAKAALERSHGIDAQLIDSTELRRLSPALSGTLLGAELCPMEGKINPLRATYAVARRAQQHGARFLRGCDVQHMERLPGDGAGFEVRTSRGSIRAGRVVNASGAWSSAIGNMLGVRIPVKGAPLQMIVTEPAPPLVDHLIAHANRHLSLKQAASGALLVGGGWTAAFDEDMRLNRAERTSIEGNLWVARHVLPAIAGLHVLRCWAGMNVNIDGAPIMGEVPGVPGFFNAVTSNGYTLAPVTARVVADLITRARADIDITPFRIERFLRAP; from the coding sequence ATGAGCGCCGCCAGACTCACCCATCACTCGATCGCCGTCGCCGGGCGCCCCGTGCGCTTCTGGTACGACGGCCAACCGGTGGACGGCCTGGACGGCGAAACCATCGCCGCTTCGCTGGCTGCGGCCGGCATCAACAAGATGCGGCACACGCGCGGCGGCGAGCGCCGCGGGCTGTATTGCGGAATGGGCGCCTGCTTCGACTGCCTGGTCACGGTGGATGGCAGGGCCAGCCAGCGCGCCTGCCTGACCAAGGTGGCAGAGGGGCAGCAGGTGCGCTCGGCAATGCCAGCAGGCACCCCGGCCGATCCTCTTCAGCCGCTGACCCGCGAACCGGAGCAGGCGCCCGCGCGCCGCGAAGTGGATGTCCTGGTGGTTGGCGCAGGCCCGGCCGGCCTGTCGGCGGCACTGGCCGCGCAACGTGCCGGCGCGCAGGTATTGGTGCTGGACGAGCGGCTTCAGGCCGGCGGCCAGTTCTACAAACCCCTGGCACCTTCGCACCAGACGCCGGGCGCGGCCGACCGCCAGTTCGCCGACGGGCTGGCGTTGGAGCGCGAGGTGCGACAGGCCGGCGTAGCCATCGAGCAAGGCGCGCAGGTCTGGTCGGCGTTCTCGCCGCGCGAGATCGGCGCGCTCATCGATGGCCAGGCGCACGTGATCGCCTGCCGCCAGCTGGTCATTGCACCCGGCGCCTACGAACGCCCCGTGCCCTTCCCAGGCTGGACCCTGCCCGGCGTGATGACCACCGGCGCGGGCCAGACATTGGCGCGCGCCTACCGCGTATCGCCCGGCCAGCGCGTGCTGGTGGCCGGCAACGGTCCGCTCAACCTGCAGCTCGCCGCCGAACTGCTGGCCGGGGGCGCCCATGTCGCCGCGGTTCTGGAATCCGCGCCGCACCCTTCGCCCACGCAGTGGCGCCCGGTGTTGACGGCAGCCCGCACGGCGCCCGACCTGCTGCGCGACGGCTGGCGCTACCTGCGCCGCCTGCGTGCCCACAAGGTGCCGGTGCTCTGGGGCTGGACGGTGGCCGCTGCCGAAGGCCAAGGCTCGCTCGAACAGGTCCAGGCCTGCGAGCTTGCGCATCCAGGCAATACGCGCGCATTCGATGTCGACACCCTGTGCCTCGGCTACGGCTTCATCCCCTCCACCGAATTGGCACGCATGCTCGGCTGCGAGCACCGGTTGACGCCGCGCCATCTTGGCTACCTGGCCACCGTGACCGCCGAAGACGGCGCCACCAGCCTGCCGGGCGTCTATGTCGTGGGCGACGGCGCCGACATGGGCGGATCGCGCGTGGCCCTGGCCCGCGGCACGCTCGCCGGCACGGCGGCGGCACGCAACCTGGGCCGAGCGCCGCTGGAGCCGACCGAAGCAATCGCCCGGTTGCGCAAGGCCATGCGGTTCCAGCAGGCGCTGTGGACGATCTACCAGGCGCCGCCCGTCTCGCTCGCCGCGGTGCCCGACGACACGCTTCTGTGCCGCTGCGAGGAGATCAGCTTCGGCACGGTTCGCGAGCAGATCCGCGCCGGCCGTGACACGCTCGCCGCGCTCAAGCGCAACACCCGCCTGGGCATGGGCCGTTGCCAGGGCCGCTACTGTGCGGTGACCGCTGCGCGGCTGGTCACCGAAATGACGGGCCAGGCGCCCGGCGTCGAGCAGTACCTTGCGCCGCGTCCGCCGGCCAAGCCGGTTCCCGCCGGCGCCTTGGGCTTCGAGAAACCCGAATGGGGCGGCCACAAGCCGGCCATCACGCCCAATCTCGCGCGGCCCGTTGCGGTCGGCCCCCTGCAGCCGCAGCCCCTTCAGACCGATGTGCTGGTGATCGGCGCGGGCGTGCTGGGCTCGTGCCTCGGCTACTACCTGGCGCAGGAAGGCGTGGACGTGACGGTGGTCGACCGCGACGACCTCAACCTCCAGGCTTCGGGTGCCAATGCCGGCAGCCTGCACGTACAGTTGCTCTCCTTCGACTTCGGCGACCGCGCGCAGGCCGGCGGCGGCCCGGCCGCGGCCACGTTGCCGTTGGGGCCGATGTCGGTGCGCCTGTGGCAGCAGATCGAGGCCGACTGCGACGAGGACCTGGAAATCAAGATCACCGGCGGCCTGATGGTGGCCGACAGCGAAGCCGGGCTGCGCTTCCTGGAAGCCAAGGCTGCGCTCGAGCGCAGCCATGGCATCGACGCGCAGCTGATCGACAGCACCGAGCTGCGGCGCCTCTCCCCCGCCCTGTCCGGCACGCTGCTGGGCGCCGAGCTGTGCCCGATGGAAGGCAAGATCAATCCGCTGCGCGCCACCTACGCGGTCGCCCGGCGCGCGCAGCAGCATGGCGCACGCTTCCTGCGCGGCTGCGACGTGCAGCACATGGAACGGCTGCCCGGCGACGGCGCCGGCTTCGAGGTCCGCACCTCGCGCGGGAGCATCCGCGCCGGCCGCGTGGTGAACGCAAGCGGTGCCTGGTCCAGTGCCATCGGCAACATGCTGGGCGTGCGCATTCCGGTGAAGGGCGCGCCGCTGCAGATGATCGTGACCGAGCCCGCCCCGCCGCTGGTCGACCACCTCATCGCGCATGCCAACCGGCACCTCAGCCTGAAGCAGGCGGCCAGCGGCGCGCTGCTGGTCGGCGGCGGCTGGACCGCGGCCTTCGACGAAGACATGCGCCTGAACCGCGCCGAGCGCACCAGCATCGAGGGCAACCTCTGGGTGGCCCGGCATGTGCTGCCGGCCATCGCGGGACTGCATGTGCTGCGCTGCTGGGCCGGCATGAACGTGAACATCGACGGTGCGCCGATCATGGGCGAAGTGCCTGGCGTGCCAGGCTTCTTCAACGCCGTCACCTCCAACGGCTACACGCTCGCGCCGGTCACCGCGCGGGTGGTGGCCGATCTCATCACGCGCGCCCGCGCAGACATCGACATCACTCCCTTCCGCATTGAACGATTCCTCCGAGCTCCATGA
- a CDS encoding M20/M25/M40 family metallo-hydrolase: protein MNDHADTRALLRQFIDTHFDEQVQMLARLVQCPSDNPPGDCAPHAELTATLLEAIDFEVERHPVPAEFAAAHGMQSVVNLIVRERFGEGGPVIALNAHGDVVPPGEGWSSDPYGGEVRDGWMYGRGAAVSKSDFTTYAFAMRALKQAAASGAPLNGSIELHLTYDEETGGMAGPGWILSQGLSRPDYVLSAAFSHHVVVAHNGCLHLEVTLRGKSAHAARPDTGHDAIEAAATLLPALYRYRDGLADRPSQTPGISHPTLVVGLIEGGINTNVVADRLSLRIDRRIVPEESPEAVEAELRSVIESACRALPGITVEIRRILLARPFVPAPGAKALSELLCREAGEVMGKPVTPIGVPLYTDARLYSEAGIATVMYGAGPESLLEANGHRADERVPLAELRQATQVIANTLLQLLQR from the coding sequence ATGAACGACCACGCCGACACCCGGGCGCTGCTGCGCCAATTCATCGACACGCACTTCGACGAGCAGGTGCAGATGCTGGCCCGCCTCGTGCAGTGCCCCTCGGACAACCCGCCGGGCGACTGCGCGCCGCATGCCGAACTCACCGCCACCCTGCTCGAGGCGATTGACTTCGAGGTCGAGCGCCATCCGGTGCCCGCCGAGTTCGCCGCCGCCCATGGCATGCAGAGCGTGGTCAACCTCATCGTGCGCGAACGCTTCGGCGAGGGCGGGCCGGTGATCGCGCTCAATGCCCATGGCGACGTGGTGCCCCCTGGCGAAGGCTGGAGCAGCGACCCCTACGGCGGCGAGGTGCGCGACGGCTGGATGTACGGCCGCGGCGCAGCCGTCTCCAAATCGGACTTCACCACCTATGCCTTTGCCATGCGCGCGCTCAAGCAGGCCGCAGCATCGGGCGCGCCGCTGAACGGCAGCATCGAACTGCACCTGACCTACGACGAGGAAACCGGCGGCATGGCCGGACCGGGCTGGATCCTCTCGCAGGGGCTCAGCCGTCCGGACTACGTGCTGTCCGCCGCCTTCTCGCACCACGTGGTGGTGGCCCACAACGGCTGCCTCCACCTGGAGGTGACGCTGCGCGGCAAGTCCGCGCACGCCGCGCGGCCCGACACCGGCCACGATGCCATCGAGGCCGCGGCCACGCTGCTGCCCGCCCTCTACCGCTACCGCGACGGACTCGCGGACCGTCCCTCGCAGACGCCTGGCATCAGCCATCCCACGCTGGTGGTGGGCCTGATCGAAGGCGGCATCAACACCAATGTGGTGGCCGACCGGCTCAGCCTGCGCATCGATCGCCGCATCGTGCCCGAGGAATCGCCCGAGGCGGTCGAGGCCGAGCTGCGCAGCGTGATCGAGAGCGCCTGCCGCGCGCTGCCTGGCATCACGGTGGAGATCCGCCGCATCCTCCTCGCGCGGCCGTTCGTGCCGGCACCGGGCGCGAAGGCGCTGTCCGAGCTGCTGTGCCGCGAGGCCGGCGAGGTGATGGGCAAGCCGGTCACGCCGATCGGCGTGCCGCTCTACACCGATGCGCGCCTGTACAGCGAGGCCGGCATTGCCACCGTGATGTACGGGGCCGGCCCCGAGTCCCTGCTCGAAGCCAACGGCCACCGTGCCGACGAGCGCGTGCCGCTCGCCGAGCTGCGCCAGGCGACCCAGGTCATCGCGAACACCCTCCTCCAACTCCTGCAACGCTGA
- a CDS encoding amino acid ABC transporter ATP-binding protein, which yields MIEIQQVSKWYGAFQVLTDCSTNVRKGEVVVVCGPSGSGKSTLIKCVNALEPFQQGRILVDGVSVGDPKININQLRARVGMVFQHFDLFPHLSIEENLAIAQRKVLKRSADEAHDTAMRLLQRVGMRTHAHKFPSQLSGGQQQRVAIARALAMNPIAMLFDEPTSALDPEMVNEVLDVMVELAREGMTMMCVTHEMGFARKVAHRVIFMDQGRIVEDCSKDEFFGNPSERSDRAQQFLSKILQH from the coding sequence ATGATCGAGATCCAGCAAGTCAGCAAGTGGTATGGCGCGTTCCAGGTGCTCACCGACTGCAGCACGAACGTGCGCAAGGGCGAGGTCGTGGTCGTCTGCGGGCCCTCGGGCTCGGGCAAGTCCACGCTCATCAAGTGCGTCAACGCGCTGGAACCCTTTCAGCAGGGTCGCATCCTGGTCGACGGCGTGTCGGTGGGCGATCCGAAGATCAACATCAACCAGCTGCGCGCACGGGTGGGCATGGTGTTCCAGCATTTCGACCTGTTCCCGCACCTGTCGATCGAGGAGAACCTCGCGATCGCGCAGCGCAAGGTGCTCAAGCGCTCCGCCGACGAGGCGCACGACACCGCCATGCGCCTGCTGCAGCGCGTGGGAATGCGCACCCATGCGCACAAGTTTCCCAGTCAGCTGTCGGGCGGTCAGCAGCAGCGCGTGGCCATCGCGCGTGCGCTGGCGATGAACCCCATCGCGATGCTGTTCGACGAGCCCACTTCGGCGCTCGATCCGGAGATGGTCAACGAGGTGCTGGACGTGATGGTGGAACTGGCCCGCGAAGGCATGACGATGATGTGCGTCACGCACGAGATGGGCTTCGCGCGCAAGGTCGCCCATCGCGTCATCTTCATGGACCAGGGCCGCATCGTGGAGGACTGCAGCAAGGACGAGTTCTTCGGCAACCCGTCCGAGCGCTCCGACCGGGCGCAGCAGTTTCTTTCCAAGATTCTTCAGCACTGA
- a CDS encoding tripartite tricarboxylate transporter substrate binding protein, translating into MPSICRRDFVASAFLMAAGLGSGRAFAGSFPSRPIRLIVPYGPGGGSDFVARLIAQKLTETAGWNVVVDNKAGASGLIGTDAAAKSAADGYTLFLADAAHATNAAVQPKMPFDPIRDFSPLTLVGSSPQLLVAHPSLPANSLRELLALPRARVREYGVGTPGQGSVPHLLYETLKRKTGMELVHVPYKGGSAALTDAVGGQVAMVINSVPACMPHIEAKRLKVLAIASATRHPKLPDVQTFSESVPGMVGSAWYGVMAPARMPADLLQQLNAAIDKVLDLPDVKARLEGSFVDPMPRGPQAFSNYLNEEIARWKSVVKETGVTINS; encoded by the coding sequence ATGCCTTCCATCTGCCGCCGGGATTTCGTCGCCTCTGCCTTCCTGATGGCCGCCGGCCTGGGGAGCGGCCGCGCATTCGCCGGCAGTTTTCCCAGCCGTCCCATTCGCCTGATCGTGCCGTACGGGCCCGGAGGCGGTTCCGATTTTGTTGCGCGCCTGATTGCCCAGAAGCTGACCGAAACGGCGGGGTGGAACGTCGTCGTGGACAACAAGGCCGGGGCCTCGGGGCTCATCGGCACCGATGCCGCGGCCAAGAGCGCCGCGGACGGCTACACGTTGTTCCTTGCGGACGCCGCACACGCCACCAATGCCGCAGTGCAGCCCAAGATGCCTTTTGATCCGATCCGGGACTTCTCGCCACTTACGCTGGTGGGCTCTTCGCCGCAGCTGCTGGTGGCGCATCCGTCCCTTCCAGCCAACTCCCTGCGAGAACTGCTGGCGCTGCCGCGTGCCCGAGTACGCGAATACGGCGTAGGAACCCCAGGGCAGGGGTCCGTTCCGCACCTGCTGTACGAGACGCTCAAGCGCAAGACGGGCATGGAGCTGGTGCATGTACCCTACAAGGGCGGCAGCGCCGCCTTGACCGATGCGGTGGGCGGACAGGTGGCCATGGTGATCAATTCCGTGCCGGCCTGCATGCCGCACATCGAAGCGAAGCGGCTCAAGGTACTTGCCATCGCCAGCGCGACGCGACATCCGAAGTTGCCGGACGTGCAGACCTTCTCCGAAAGCGTCCCGGGCATGGTCGGAAGCGCCTGGTATGGCGTGATGGCGCCTGCCAGGATGCCCGCAGATCTGCTGCAGCAGCTGAACGCAGCCATCGACAAGGTGCTGGACCTGCCCGATGTCAAGGCCAGGCTGGAAGGCTCTTTCGTGGATCCCATGCCGCGCGGGCCGCAGGCGTTTTCCAACTACCTGAATGAAGAAATCGCGCGCTGGAAATCGGTCGTGAAAGAGACGGGGGTCACGATCAACAGCTGA